One Arachis duranensis cultivar V14167 unplaced genomic scaffold, aradu.V14167.gnm2.J7QH unplaced_Scaffold_232525, whole genome shotgun sequence DNA segment encodes these proteins:
- the LOC127744105 gene encoding uncharacterized protein LOC127744105, with protein sequence MEWKLKFPNAVVHRLIESGSDHALLLMETEPQSWHSKRRFKYQEHCCGEEDVKRIVSEVWRMEVVGSAMFSLAQKLKVCRHRLVQWQKTHKENSRKEIEDLQAKLEELRVAGINGGEEVISLEKKLELAYLKEESYWQEKSRVKWLKEGDQNTRFFHQKFQSRMQRNKI encoded by the coding sequence ATGGAATGGAAGTTGAAGTTTCCGAATGCAGTGGTGCACAGGCTCATAGAGTCAGGCTCGGATCATGCTCTACTTTTGATGGAAACCGAACCTCAATCCTGGCATAGTAAAAGGCGGTTTAAATACCAGGAACATTGCTGTGGAGAAGAGGATGTCAAGAGAATTGTCAGTGAAGTGTGGAGAATGGAAGTTGTAGGCTCAGCTATGTTCTCCTTGGCCCAAAAGTTGAAAGTTTGTAGACATAGACTAGTTCAATGGCAGAAAACTCACAAAGAAAACTCTCGAAAAGAAATTGAGGACCTTCAAGCTAAACTAGAGGAGTTGCGGGTGGCTGGAATCAATGGAGGAGAGGAGGTTATCAGTTTGGAGAAGAAGTTGGAGCTGGCATATTTGAAAGAAGAGAGCTATTGGCAAGAAAAATCTAGAGTCAAGTGGCTAAAAGAAGGAGATCAGAACACTAGATTCTTTCACCAAAAATTTCAATCAAGGATGCAAAGGAACAAAATTTAG